A region of Mycolicibacterium brumae DNA encodes the following proteins:
- a CDS encoding M23 family metallopeptidase — MRTSLLAVLFSAVLLAAGCSSDKPSVPEPPPAPVATPLIGEALGRIVPTPASDGRTHLVYELKLTNALGGDVTIDALRAQAGDRQLLELSGNNLKFWTRLLGDGAKPTNVIGPAQTAIVWLDIVVDGDAIPEGEITHTVDLTVAKPIPGLVEAKTSQTVAPVTVSDKRPRVIAPPLTGDGWADGDGCCGMSAHRTAVNPTNAQLWVPERFAIDYVRIGPDSKLFVGDKSKVESYRYYGDPVYAVADATVAWTRDDLPDQTPGKSPVGLPLDEYGGNLVVLDLGDGDYAFYAHLKPGSVSVQAGDKVSVGQQLAEVGNSGNTDAPHLHFHMMAGPDPLASDGLPFLINSMRLTQRLDGEADLDRLLAGQSVRQQPGFAARDLNDVSPLQFDVMTYTVAEPAE, encoded by the coding sequence ATGCGCACCTCGTTGCTCGCCGTCCTGTTCAGCGCGGTGCTGCTGGCCGCCGGCTGTTCCTCCGACAAGCCGTCGGTCCCGGAGCCGCCCCCGGCGCCGGTGGCCACTCCGCTGATCGGTGAGGCGCTGGGCCGGATCGTCCCGACGCCGGCCAGCGACGGCCGCACCCACCTGGTCTACGAGCTGAAACTGACCAATGCGCTGGGCGGCGACGTCACCATCGACGCACTGCGCGCCCAGGCCGGTGACCGCCAGCTGCTGGAGCTCTCCGGCAACAACCTGAAGTTCTGGACGCGGCTGCTCGGCGACGGCGCCAAACCGACGAACGTCATCGGCCCGGCGCAGACCGCGATCGTCTGGCTGGACATCGTCGTCGACGGCGACGCCATCCCCGAGGGTGAGATCACCCACACCGTCGACCTCACGGTCGCCAAACCCATCCCGGGGCTCGTCGAGGCCAAGACCAGCCAGACCGTCGCGCCGGTGACGGTGTCCGATAAGCGGCCGCGGGTGATCGCCCCGCCGCTGACCGGCGACGGCTGGGCCGACGGGGACGGCTGCTGCGGCATGTCCGCGCATCGGACGGCCGTCAACCCGACCAACGCGCAGCTGTGGGTTCCGGAGCGGTTCGCCATCGACTACGTGCGCATCGGACCGGACAGCAAACTGTTCGTCGGCGACAAGTCGAAGGTGGAGAGCTACCGCTACTACGGGGATCCGGTCTATGCGGTGGCCGACGCCACGGTGGCCTGGACCCGCGACGACCTGCCCGACCAGACGCCGGGCAAATCCCCCGTCGGGCTGCCGCTGGACGAGTACGGCGGCAACCTGGTCGTGCTCGATCTGGGCGACGGCGACTACGCGTTCTACGCGCACCTGAAGCCGGGCAGCGTGTCGGTGCAGGCCGGCGACAAGGTTTCGGTCGGCCAGCAGCTGGCCGAGGTGGGCAATTCCGGCAACACCGACGCGCCGCACCTGCACTTCCACATGATGGCCGGGCCCGATCCGCTGGCCTCCGACGGGCTGCCGTTCCTGATCAACTCGATGCGGCTGACCCAGCGCCTGGACGGGGAGGCGGACCTGGACCGGCTGCTGGCCGGTCAGTCCGTCCGGCAGCAGCCGGGATTCGCCGCGCGTGATCTGAACGACGTCAGCCCGCTGCAGTTCGACGTGATGACCTACACGGTGGCCGAGCCGGCGGAGTAG
- a CDS encoding heme-binding protein: MQVSVRRLTAATIGSGAVLGALLLSAGTASADDPAPAPPNCTAADFAGVNSGVSAATSAYLFTHPDVNNFFTSLHGLSRDEITTKVNDYFAAHPQEQAEISSIRQPILDIKNRCGYAAVPVS; the protein is encoded by the coding sequence ATGCAGGTTTCAGTCCGTCGCCTCACCGCCGCGACGATCGGCTCCGGGGCGGTGCTCGGCGCGCTGCTGCTGTCGGCCGGAACCGCGTCGGCCGACGACCCGGCGCCCGCCCCGCCGAACTGCACCGCCGCCGACTTCGCCGGGGTCAACTCCGGTGTCTCCGCGGCGACCTCGGCCTACCTGTTCACCCATCCCGACGTGAACAACTTCTTCACCAGCCTGCACGGCCTGTCGCGGGACGAGATCACCACCAAGGTCAACGACTACTTCGCGGCGCACCCGCAGGAGCAGGCCGAGATCAGCTCGATCCGGCAGCCGATCCTGGACATCAAGAACCGCTGCGGCTACGCCGCCGTCCCGGTCTCCTGA
- a CDS encoding MMPL family transporter, whose protein sequence is MTRLSALLRRRRRWVFLAWVLALVPSVWLILSGTNNLTGGGFEVAGSQSLRVQHAIEEHFPTEGASPLALVAAPRPAAGYDDMRGAVDELRRIAAEVPSVSVVENPTQPPPQPGRPYVLTLALDFENTGAVDVARQLRAKVGIHDSEPGQTADGSVRLYVIGQGALGAAAQTSTKHDIAAAERWNLPVVLMVLVAVFGSLAAAAIPLTLAVCTVTVTMGIVYLLSELTTMSVFVSSTVSMFGIALAVDYSLFILMRFREELRQGRSVQQATDAAMTTSGLAVTLSGMTVIASLTGIYLIDTPVLASMATGAILAVAMSVLTSVTLTPAILATFGRAIARRSPVLQLSRRPAGSEATQFWGRWVRKVMRRPWLSATAAALFLVLLAAPVVSMVLGNSMLRQFPPSHEIRGGVNAAAEALGPGALGPVRVLVSFPGGDAGTPANAGLVDALRSEMSRAIDIVSVPPPVTSDDGRSVLLSGVLAVDPEDLAARNAVDRLRDRLPTVAGEWWAGNGGPDDSAVPEVDVGGPTALIKDFDDRVDHTVIRVLLFVSTLAFVMLLLSIRSVFLAVKGVLMTLLSVAAAYGSLVVVFQWGWFSWIGFEPLSSIDSTVPPLVLAVTFGLSMDYEIFLLARIRERFLVTGDTRDAVAHGVSTSARTITSAALIMIAVFIGFAFAGMPLVAQLGVACAVAIAVDATVVRLVLVPALMAIAEQWNWWLPPWLDKILPSVDFEKPMPRGDGSETVAFADDLPGLPAPSGDVRMVVKGAARLQRLAPGAVAMVDPLAFTADSRKPRGDAVSVTDETTKIARPVHPVTVWRSRLAVALDALDFQADDPVPELVRSRPVETAFVQLPTGDRLKVPTGAETLRLKGYLVLARNKGRDYAEFAELVECTDPETVATVLTQMDRYYSGIDSPTSDRPWVTSLLVRQLADPNPDDGFRGDPVSVPDWENVRKRCLSVAVAMLEEAR, encoded by the coding sequence ATGACGCGGCTCTCGGCTCTCCTCCGGCGGCGCCGACGATGGGTGTTCCTGGCCTGGGTGTTGGCGCTGGTCCCGTCGGTCTGGCTGATCCTCAGCGGAACCAACAATCTCACCGGCGGCGGATTCGAGGTGGCCGGTTCCCAATCGCTGCGCGTGCAGCACGCCATCGAGGAGCACTTCCCCACCGAGGGCGCCTCGCCGCTGGCCCTGGTGGCCGCGCCCCGGCCCGCGGCCGGCTACGACGATATGCGGGGCGCGGTCGACGAACTGCGCCGTATCGCCGCCGAGGTGCCCAGCGTGTCGGTGGTGGAGAACCCCACCCAGCCACCGCCGCAGCCGGGCCGGCCCTACGTCCTGACCCTGGCGCTGGATTTCGAGAACACCGGCGCGGTCGACGTCGCCCGGCAGCTGCGCGCGAAGGTCGGCATCCACGATTCGGAGCCCGGCCAGACCGCGGACGGCTCGGTGCGGCTGTATGTGATCGGCCAGGGCGCGCTCGGCGCGGCGGCGCAGACCAGCACCAAGCACGACATCGCCGCCGCCGAGCGGTGGAACCTACCGGTGGTGCTGATGGTGCTGGTCGCGGTGTTCGGGTCGCTGGCCGCCGCCGCCATCCCACTGACGCTGGCCGTCTGCACGGTGACGGTGACCATGGGCATCGTCTACCTGCTATCCGAGCTGACGACCATGAGCGTGTTCGTGTCCTCGACGGTGTCCATGTTCGGCATCGCGCTGGCGGTCGACTATTCGCTGTTCATCCTGATGCGGTTCCGGGAGGAGCTGCGTCAGGGCCGTTCGGTGCAGCAGGCCACCGACGCCGCGATGACCACCTCCGGGTTGGCGGTCACCCTGTCGGGCATGACGGTGATCGCGTCGCTGACCGGTATCTACCTGATCGACACCCCGGTGCTGGCGTCGATGGCCACCGGCGCGATCCTGGCCGTGGCGATGTCGGTGCTGACCTCGGTGACGCTGACCCCGGCGATCCTGGCGACCTTCGGCCGGGCCATCGCCCGTCGGTCGCCGGTGTTGCAGCTGTCCCGACGCCCGGCGGGCTCCGAAGCCACCCAGTTCTGGGGACGCTGGGTGCGCAAGGTGATGCGTCGGCCGTGGCTGTCGGCGACGGCGGCGGCGCTGTTCCTGGTGCTGCTGGCCGCGCCGGTGGTGTCCATGGTGCTGGGCAACAGCATGCTGCGGCAATTCCCGCCCAGCCACGAGATCCGCGGCGGGGTGAACGCGGCCGCCGAGGCGCTCGGCCCCGGGGCGCTCGGCCCGGTCCGGGTGCTGGTCAGCTTCCCCGGCGGGGACGCCGGCACCCCCGCCAACGCTGGCCTGGTCGACGCGCTGCGTTCCGAGATGTCCCGGGCCATCGACATCGTCTCGGTGCCGCCGCCGGTGACCTCCGACGACGGCAGATCGGTGCTGCTGTCCGGGGTGCTCGCCGTCGACCCCGAGGATTTGGCCGCCCGCAACGCGGTGGACCGACTGCGGGACCGACTGCCAACGGTGGCCGGCGAATGGTGGGCCGGCAACGGCGGTCCCGACGATTCCGCGGTGCCCGAGGTCGACGTCGGCGGCCCGACCGCGCTGATCAAGGACTTCGACGACCGCGTCGACCACACCGTCATCCGGGTGCTGCTGTTCGTCTCCACGCTGGCGTTCGTCATGCTGCTGCTGTCCATCCGGTCGGTGTTCCTGGCCGTCAAGGGCGTGCTGATGACGCTGCTGTCGGTGGCCGCGGCCTACGGCAGCCTGGTGGTGGTGTTCCAATGGGGCTGGTTCAGCTGGATCGGGTTCGAGCCGTTGAGCTCCATCGACTCGACGGTGCCACCGCTGGTGCTGGCGGTCACCTTCGGCCTGTCGATGGACTACGAGATCTTCCTGCTGGCCCGGATCCGGGAACGCTTCCTGGTCACCGGGGACACCCGCGACGCCGTCGCGCACGGCGTGTCGACCAGCGCCCGCACCATCACCAGCGCCGCGCTGATCATGATCGCGGTGTTCATCGGGTTCGCGTTCGCCGGGATGCCGCTGGTGGCCCAGCTCGGCGTGGCCTGCGCGGTGGCGATCGCCGTGGACGCCACCGTGGTGCGCCTGGTGCTGGTTCCGGCGCTGATGGCGATCGCCGAGCAGTGGAACTGGTGGCTGCCGCCGTGGCTGGACAAGATCCTGCCGTCGGTGGACTTCGAGAAGCCGATGCCCCGCGGTGACGGCTCGGAAACCGTCGCCTTCGCCGACGACCTGCCCGGCCTGCCGGCGCCCAGCGGCGACGTCCGGATGGTGGTGAAGGGCGCCGCGCGGCTGCAGCGGCTGGCCCCCGGCGCGGTGGCGATGGTGGATCCGCTGGCGTTCACCGCCGACTCCCGCAAGCCTCGCGGCGACGCGGTGTCGGTGACCGACGAGACGACGAAGATCGCCCGCCCGGTGCATCCGGTCACGGTGTGGCGGTCCCGGCTGGCGGTGGCGCTGGACGCGCTGGACTTCCAGGCCGACGACCCGGTGCCCGAGTTGGTGCGCAGCCGGCCGGTGGAGACGGCCTTCGTGCAGCTGCCCACCGGGGACCGGTTGAAGGTGCCCACCGGAGCGGAGACGCTGCGGCTCAAGGGCTATCTGGTGCTGGCCCGCAACAAGGGCCGCGACTACGCGGAGTTCGCCGAATTGGTCGAGTGCACCGATCCGGAGACGGTGGCGACCGTGCTGACGCAAATGGACAGGTACTACTCTGGCATCGATAGTCCGACATCGGACCGGCCCTGGGTCACCAGCCTTCTGGTGCGGCAACTCGCCGACCCGAATCCCGACGACGGATTCCGGGGCGACCCCGTGTCGGTGCCCGATTGGGAAAACGTCCGCAAGCGCTGCCTGTCGGTGGCCGTGGCGATGCTGGAGGAAGCGAGGTGA
- a CDS encoding helix-turn-helix domain-containing protein has translation MTAPVAPGGAADRPQPDTGRPVEFWSTAAIRAALEDGDIAVWQRIVVAIKRDPFGRTSRQVEEVLETSRAGGDELRGIAKAMQEVLSRSRTHLEVNERAEVTRHVRMLLDRSGLSQREFASRIGVPAGTFADYLADADCPSASLMIRMRRLSDRFARMRAQRDNPTVAD, from the coding sequence ATGACCGCGCCCGTCGCGCCTGGTGGCGCCGCCGACCGCCCGCAACCCGACACCGGACGTCCCGTCGAGTTCTGGTCGACGGCGGCGATCCGCGCCGCGCTGGAGGACGGCGATATCGCGGTGTGGCAGCGCATCGTGGTGGCCATCAAGCGGGATCCGTTCGGCCGCACCTCGCGTCAGGTCGAGGAGGTGCTGGAGACCAGCCGGGCCGGCGGCGACGAGCTGCGCGGCATCGCCAAGGCCATGCAGGAGGTGCTGAGCCGTTCCCGCACCCACCTGGAGGTCAATGAGCGCGCCGAGGTGACCCGCCACGTCCGGATGCTGTTGGACCGCTCGGGGCTCAGCCAGCGCGAGTTCGCCTCCCGGATCGGGGTCCCGGCGGGCACCTTCGCCGACTACCTCGCCGATGCGGACTGCCCGTCGGCGTCACTGATGATCCGGATGCGACGGCTCTCGGACCGGTTCGCCCGGATGCGCGCCCAGCGCGACAATCCCACCGTCGCCGACTGA
- a CDS encoding heavy metal translocating P-type ATPase gives MSDVCCGPGEQAAELESGPEKLWQVRELQVAALAAVLLAVGWLLTHYGFENVGVSCEVLAAVIAAATFAPNALRNLARGRIGVGALMTIAAIGAMALGQIAEAALLGILFSIAEGLEHYAVARTHRGLRALLSLAPPSATVLRGGRESIVAPDELRVGDTLVLRPGERAATDGTITAGRTNLDLSAITGESVPVESGPGDAVYAGAINGGGAIEVSVTATASDSSLARIVHIVEEAQERKGLGQRLADRIARPLVPAIMALAALTAGLGALLGDPMLWLQRALVVLVAASPCALAIAVPLTVVAAIGAASRQGALVKGGAAIEELGRVRVVALDKTGTLTRGAPQVVETVTVGTCDAAAALRLAAALEARSEHPLAQAILAAAVDSGAVDGGGPLPHVLIESAADVTAVAGHGITGSLDGSDLRLGKPGWVDAGPLADDATRLQNAGATVVVLERDGVPLAAIAVRDELRPEAAEAVRQLGSLGIRVAMLTGDNSRTAAALADAAGIGAVYAELLPQDKARLLPDLAGGRAIAMVGDGVNDAPALATADVGIAMGVMGTDVAIETADVALMGEDLRHLPKVLGQGRRARRIMLQNIGLSLAIIAVLIPLAAFGVLGLAAVVFIHESAEVLVIGNAIRAARIKPLPGLSAPTPGLSASPPPGAVHLNLGLAAVQRDSCCGTDSCCGGSGG, from the coding sequence GTGTCTGACGTGTGCTGCGGACCCGGCGAACAAGCCGCCGAGTTGGAATCCGGCCCGGAGAAGCTGTGGCAGGTGCGCGAGCTGCAGGTGGCCGCGCTGGCCGCCGTCCTGCTGGCCGTCGGCTGGCTGCTGACGCACTACGGCTTCGAGAACGTCGGAGTGAGCTGCGAAGTGCTGGCCGCGGTCATCGCCGCGGCCACCTTCGCGCCGAATGCGCTGCGCAACCTGGCCCGCGGCCGGATCGGCGTCGGCGCCCTGATGACCATCGCCGCGATCGGGGCGATGGCGCTCGGCCAGATCGCCGAGGCGGCGCTGCTGGGCATCCTGTTCTCCATCGCCGAAGGTCTCGAGCACTACGCGGTGGCCCGCACCCACCGCGGCCTGAGAGCGCTGCTGTCGCTGGCGCCGCCGAGCGCCACCGTGCTGCGCGGCGGCCGGGAGAGCATCGTCGCCCCCGACGAACTGCGGGTCGGCGACACCCTGGTGCTGCGGCCGGGTGAGCGGGCCGCCACCGACGGGACCATCACCGCGGGCCGCACCAACCTGGATCTGTCGGCGATCACCGGAGAGTCCGTCCCGGTCGAGTCCGGCCCTGGCGACGCGGTGTACGCGGGCGCGATCAACGGCGGCGGCGCCATCGAGGTCAGCGTCACCGCGACCGCCTCCGACAGCTCGCTGGCCCGGATCGTGCACATCGTCGAAGAGGCCCAGGAGCGCAAAGGGTTGGGCCAGCGGCTCGCCGACCGGATCGCCCGCCCGCTGGTCCCGGCGATCATGGCGCTGGCCGCGCTGACCGCAGGCCTCGGCGCGCTGCTCGGCGACCCGATGCTGTGGCTGCAGCGGGCGCTGGTGGTGCTGGTGGCGGCCTCGCCCTGCGCGCTGGCCATCGCGGTGCCGTTGACCGTGGTCGCGGCGATCGGCGCGGCCAGCCGGCAGGGCGCGCTGGTCAAGGGCGGGGCGGCGATCGAGGAGCTCGGCCGGGTGCGGGTCGTCGCGCTGGACAAGACCGGCACCCTGACCCGCGGGGCGCCGCAGGTCGTCGAGACCGTCACGGTCGGGACGTGCGACGCGGCGGCGGCGCTGCGGCTGGCCGCCGCCCTGGAAGCCCGCAGTGAACACCCCCTTGCGCAGGCGATCCTGGCCGCCGCTGTTGATAGCGGCGCTGTGGATGGTGGCGGACCTCTCCCACACGTGCTCATCGAATCGGCCGCGGACGTCACCGCCGTCGCCGGTCACGGCATCACCGGCAGTCTCGACGGATCCGACCTGCGGTTGGGCAAACCCGGCTGGGTCGACGCGGGCCCGCTGGCCGACGATGCGACCCGGCTGCAGAACGCCGGCGCGACCGTAGTGGTGCTGGAACGCGACGGCGTCCCGCTGGCCGCCATCGCGGTGCGCGACGAACTGCGCCCCGAAGCCGCCGAGGCGGTGCGCCAGCTCGGCAGCCTGGGCATCCGGGTGGCGATGCTGACCGGCGACAATTCCCGCACCGCCGCGGCATTGGCCGACGCCGCCGGGATCGGCGCCGTCTACGCCGAGCTGCTGCCGCAGGACAAGGCCCGGCTACTACCGGACCTGGCCGGCGGCCGGGCGATCGCCATGGTCGGCGACGGGGTGAACGACGCGCCCGCGCTAGCCACCGCCGACGTCGGCATCGCGATGGGCGTGATGGGGACCGACGTCGCCATCGAGACCGCCGACGTGGCGCTGATGGGGGAAGACCTGCGGCACCTCCCGAAGGTGCTCGGCCAGGGCCGGCGCGCCCGGCGGATCATGCTGCAGAACATCGGGCTGTCGCTGGCCATCATCGCCGTGCTGATCCCGCTGGCGGCGTTCGGCGTGCTGGGACTGGCGGCGGTGGTGTTCATCCACGAATCCGCCGAGGTGCTGGTGATCGGCAACGCGATCCGGGCGGCCCGGATCAAACCGCTGCCCGGGCTGAGCGCGCCCACGCCCGGACTGAGCGCATCCCCTCCGCCGGGGGCCGTCCACCTCAATCTCGGCCTGGCCGCAGTTCAGCGTGACTCGTGTTGCGGGACGGACTCGTGTTGCGGAGGAAGCGGGGGCTGA
- a CDS encoding ArsR/SmtB family transcription factor, which produces MTEPPIDSCDLLCLDLPHAEQIRAALPELSSVERAAAAARALGDPTRLTLAAALHRAGMTDDGDELCVCDLAWVAGAAQNLVSHHLRQLKTAGLVSARRDGRLVMYRLTERGRALTAAVLAADRV; this is translated from the coding sequence ATGACGGAACCTCCGATCGACAGTTGCGACCTGCTCTGCCTCGACCTGCCGCACGCAGAGCAGATCCGCGCCGCGCTGCCGGAGCTGAGTAGCGTCGAACGTGCCGCCGCGGCCGCCCGGGCGCTCGGCGACCCGACCCGGCTCACACTGGCCGCCGCGCTGCACCGCGCGGGGATGACTGACGATGGCGACGAACTGTGCGTGTGCGACCTGGCCTGGGTGGCCGGCGCCGCGCAGAACCTGGTGTCGCATCACCTGCGGCAACTCAAGACCGCCGGCCTGGTCAGCGCGCGGCGCGACGGCCGGCTGGTGATGTACCGACTCACCGAGCGCGGCCGCGCCCTGACCGCCGCGGTTCTGGCGGCCGACCGTGTCTGA
- a CDS encoding M13 family metallopeptidase — MTAVSIPSGLDLAFVDADVRPQDDLFVHVNGRWLDDYEIPADRATDGAFRTLYDRAEEQVRDLITEAAAHPDGPDARRIGDLYASFLDEDTVAARGLAPLLAELAQIDAAGDADALAALLGSLARTGVGGGVGLYVDTDSKDSTRYLTHLTQSGLGLPDESYYRDPAHAGVLAEYPRHIARMLALTFPDRADHDETAARIVALETKLAAAHWDVVKRRDADLSYNLRAFAELAEQAPGFDWAGWLAGIGLTPDQAAELVVRQPDYLTGFAALWASEPLEDWRDWARWRVIRARAGYLTDELVAADFDFYGRTLTGTEAIRDRWKRGVSLVESLMGEAIGKLYVAKHFPPEHKARMDELVHNLREAYRVSITDLEWMTPETRRRALAKLDKFTAKIGYPPKWRDYAGLRIDRDDLYGNYQRGYAVNFDHELAKLGGPVDRDEWFMTPQTVNAYYNPGMNEIVFPAAILQPPFFDADADDAANYGGIGAVIGHEIGHGFDDQGAKYDGDGNLVDWWTDDDRAEFGLRTKALIEQYDGFSPKALTAEHHVNGAFTVGENIGDLGGLSIALLAYQLSLGGAEAPVIDGLTGVQRVFFGWAQVWRTKSRDAEAIRRLATDPHSPPEFRCNGVIRNIDAFYDAFDVATDDELFLEPAQRVRIWS, encoded by the coding sequence GTGACCGCAGTGAGCATCCCCTCCGGCCTGGACCTGGCCTTCGTCGACGCCGATGTCCGCCCCCAAGACGATCTGTTCGTACACGTCAACGGCCGCTGGCTGGATGACTACGAGATCCCCGCCGACCGCGCCACCGACGGCGCGTTCCGCACCCTGTACGACCGGGCCGAGGAGCAGGTCCGCGATCTGATCACCGAGGCAGCCGCCCACCCGGACGGGCCCGACGCCCGTCGCATCGGCGATCTGTACGCCAGCTTCCTCGACGAGGACACCGTGGCCGCCCGCGGCCTGGCCCCGCTGCTGGCCGAACTCGCCCAGATCGACGCCGCCGGCGACGCCGACGCGCTGGCGGCGCTGCTCGGATCGCTGGCCCGCACCGGCGTCGGCGGCGGTGTAGGGCTCTACGTCGACACCGACTCCAAGGACTCCACCCGCTACCTGACGCACCTGACCCAGTCCGGGCTGGGCCTGCCCGATGAGTCCTACTACCGCGACCCGGCGCACGCGGGCGTGCTGGCAGAGTACCCGCGGCACATCGCCCGGATGCTGGCGCTGACGTTCCCGGATCGCGCCGACCACGACGAGACCGCCGCGCGGATCGTCGCGCTGGAGACCAAACTCGCCGCCGCACACTGGGATGTGGTCAAACGCCGCGACGCGGACCTCAGCTACAACCTTCGCGCGTTCGCCGAGCTGGCCGAGCAGGCGCCCGGCTTCGACTGGGCCGGCTGGCTGGCCGGGATCGGGCTTACGCCAGATCAGGCCGCGGAACTGGTTGTCCGCCAACCGGATTACCTGACCGGATTCGCCGCGCTGTGGGCCTCCGAGCCGCTCGAGGATTGGCGGGACTGGGCGCGCTGGCGGGTGATCCGGGCCCGCGCCGGTTACCTCACCGACGAGCTGGTCGCCGCGGACTTCGACTTCTACGGTCGCACCCTGACCGGAACCGAGGCGATCCGGGATCGCTGGAAGCGCGGCGTCTCGCTGGTCGAGTCGCTGATGGGCGAGGCCATCGGAAAGCTCTATGTGGCAAAGCATTTCCCGCCGGAGCACAAGGCCCGGATGGACGAGCTGGTGCACAACCTGCGGGAGGCGTACCGGGTCAGCATCACCGACCTGGAGTGGATGACCCCGGAGACCCGCCGTCGCGCGCTGGCCAAGCTGGACAAGTTCACCGCCAAGATCGGCTACCCGCCGAAGTGGCGGGACTACGCGGGCCTGCGCATCGACCGCGACGACCTGTACGGCAACTACCAGCGCGGCTACGCGGTGAACTTCGACCACGAACTGGCCAAACTCGGCGGTCCGGTGGACCGCGACGAGTGGTTCATGACACCGCAGACGGTCAACGCGTACTACAACCCGGGCATGAATGAGATCGTCTTCCCGGCGGCGATCCTGCAGCCGCCGTTCTTCGACGCCGACGCCGACGACGCCGCCAACTACGGCGGCATCGGCGCGGTGATCGGCCACGAGATCGGCCACGGCTTCGACGACCAGGGCGCCAAGTACGACGGCGACGGCAACCTGGTGGACTGGTGGACCGACGACGATCGCGCCGAATTCGGCTTGCGCACAAAGGCTCTCATCGAGCAGTACGACGGCTTCTCCCCGAAGGCGCTGACCGCCGAGCACCACGTCAACGGCGCGTTCACCGTCGGGGAGAACATCGGCGACCTCGGCGGCCTGTCCATCGCGCTGCTGGCCTACCAGCTGTCACTGGGCGGCGCCGAAGCACCCGTGATCGACGGTCTGACCGGGGTGCAGCGGGTGTTCTTCGGCTGGGCGCAGGTGTGGCGCACCAAATCCCGCGACGCCGAGGCCATCCGCCGGCTGGCGACCGACCCGCACTCCCCGCCGGAGTTCCGCTGCAACGGCGTCATCCGCAATATCGACGCCTTCTACGACGCCTTCGACGTCGCCACCGACGACGAACTGTTCCTGGAACCCGCGCAGCGGGTCCGCATCTGGAGCTGA
- a CDS encoding L,D-transpeptidase encodes MSTRTARTFGAVVGAALITVTSALAAGPASADPVLPGIDPVPAPVDPAAPADPTAPGAAETTAAEPLSHYGAPAVIPAGTPAGQNPTPFVGEPPFRPPSFNPVNGSMVGVAKPIYINFAVPIVDKQMAEDAIHITSNPPVPGRFYWVTDKQLRWRPQDFWPANTVVNIDAGGTKSTFRTGDYLVATVDDETKTMEVMRNGKLEKTFPVSMGRGGKWATKNGTYYVLEKFADMIMDSSTYGVPVNSADGYKTPVKDAVRIDNSGVFVHGAPWSVGAQGNSNVSAGCINLSPANAKWFYDNFGSGDPVVIKNTTGGWYNQPDGASDWQMF; translated from the coding sequence ATGAGTACCCGAACCGCGCGCACGTTCGGCGCCGTCGTCGGCGCGGCCCTGATCACCGTGACCTCGGCGCTGGCCGCCGGTCCGGCGTCCGCCGATCCGGTGCTCCCGGGCATCGACCCGGTGCCCGCGCCGGTGGATCCCGCCGCGCCTGCCGACCCCACCGCGCCGGGCGCCGCGGAGACCACCGCCGCTGAGCCGCTGAGCCACTACGGCGCCCCCGCGGTGATCCCGGCCGGCACCCCCGCCGGTCAGAACCCGACCCCGTTCGTCGGCGAGCCGCCGTTCCGCCCGCCGTCGTTCAACCCGGTCAACGGGTCGATGGTCGGCGTGGCCAAGCCGATCTACATCAACTTCGCCGTCCCGATCGTCGACAAGCAGATGGCCGAGGACGCCATCCACATCACCTCCAACCCGCCGGTGCCCGGCCGGTTCTACTGGGTGACCGACAAGCAGCTGCGCTGGCGCCCGCAGGACTTCTGGCCGGCCAACACCGTCGTCAACATCGACGCGGGCGGCACCAAGTCCACCTTCCGCACCGGTGACTACCTGGTCGCGACCGTCGACGACGAGACCAAGACCATGGAGGTCATGCGCAACGGGAAGCTGGAGAAGACCTTCCCGGTGTCGATGGGCCGCGGCGGCAAGTGGGCGACCAAGAACGGCACCTACTACGTGCTGGAGAAGTTCGCCGACATGATCATGGACTCCTCCACCTACGGCGTCCCGGTCAACTCGGCCGACGGCTATAAGACCCCGGTCAAGGACGCCGTCCGGATCGACAACTCCGGCGTGTTCGTGCACGGCGCCCCGTGGTCGGTGGGCGCGCAGGGCAACAGCAACGTCAGCGCGGGCTGCATCAACCTGAGCCCGGCCAACGCCAAGTGGTTCTACGACAACTTCGGCAGCGGCGACCCGGTGGTCATCAAGAACACCACCGGCGGTTGGTACAACCAGCCCGACGGCGCCTCCGATTGGCAGATGTTCTAG
- a CDS encoding metal-sensitive transcriptional regulator — MSEHVEHGYAANKEAYAKRLRRIEGQVRGIAKMIDEDKYCIDVLTQISAVTSALQSVALGLLDEHLGHCVSHAVAEGGQEADAKLAEASAAIARLVRS; from the coding sequence ATGAGTGAGCACGTCGAGCACGGGTACGCCGCGAACAAGGAGGCCTACGCCAAGCGGCTGCGCCGCATCGAGGGCCAGGTCCGCGGCATCGCCAAGATGATCGACGAGGACAAGTACTGCATCGACGTGCTGACCCAGATCAGCGCGGTCACCAGCGCGTTGCAGTCGGTGGCCCTCGGTCTGCTCGACGAACACCTGGGGCATTGCGTCAGCCACGCAGTCGCCGAGGGCGGGCAGGAGGCCGACGCCAAGCTGGCCGAGGCGTCGGCCGCCATCGCCCGGCTGGTCCGGAGCTAG